The DNA segment ttttaattaaaaagccgCTTTTCTccttacaaaaatatacattttttttattgtcacaAAGAAAATTCTTTCATTAAATATCGACTGTGTTCCGAAActtatcagaaatatttcaatctCTTTGTCCatgaataaatttcaatttgagGTTACAAgtgaaaatatattagaattataCCTTTTTCATAAAATGTGCTTTCATGTCACGCTGAACGTTCAAACGTCAGGAAAAAATTGTAACAGAAATTTCGCGCATGATGTGATTCAAGATTCTTTTGTATTACAATTGAAGcgctgtttttttctttcatcttttctctttctctctttaaagAAAAAGGCAAAGAAGACAATATCAACCATGCAAAAGCTAAAATGAACAGGCCTCGTGTAATTCAACATGGCGTACTTCAGTGTTCGCTCTTTGTTGCACCTTAGCTGGgatattttttacagaaatgaTATATTCACCAGCAATTTTCTATTCGCGCTAATCCAAACGGGGAAATGTGTGTGATCACTTTCAAGCTTTCTATTAAGTCAAAAATTGATAGATAGCGACATGAGTCGCGACATTTACATAGTAAATTATTTAACGAAGCGGTTTCTCTGTTGTACTGCgttaattaaaatggattttatGGTACAAAAATCGCTATCGTTACAGTTTCTCTATTTATGATTACACAAAATTTTGGCAATATAAATGGAATGTCTTGCAGGTATCGGACGAGTGCGAAATTTGTGATCTCAATTTAGATATCCAAAAGCAAATTTtggataatacaataaatagcGACTTGGTGAAGCAATATCCAATAAAAACCTCATACCAGAAAGCATTTTTGAAATTACTTATGCAGaaggtatatttaaaatacataatttatttttgtaaatacaaaattagaagatattattattattatatgcgaTTCAGATTAGTGAAAGTGGTAATGAAGTTCACGATAATCTATATGAAGCATATTGTAGATTGATATCTTTGCCAGATGAAGAATCTGTGCATTATCGCCATTTCTTAGTAGAAAATGGAACGTTAAATTGTATTACTTTGAAGGAGAGCACCAACTTGATTTCTAAAGGCACTACAGGCTTATGTAGCTGGCAGGTACTTACTTATTTTGAAGATAATCTCTTTGAGTGATTTCCAACTATCATTTGTAGCAAAGTgggaatatttttaagaatttatccAAGTCAAGTATTTACATCAGTTGCAATTGTAACAGGGTGCTGTAGTAATGAGTCAATGGGGTGCAGAAAACAAAGGACAGTTTTGTGGAAAAAATGTATTAGAACTTGGTTGTGGAGTTGGATTGACTGGAATGAGCGTAATTAGCGTGTGCTCTCCAAAGCAATACATTTTCTCGGATTGTCATCCAACAGTATTGGACATGCTCTGCGAGAATGTAAAACTCAATTTCCTTTCAAACGAGCAACGTAAACTATCAAATGTATCTGAAGCAATATCGAAGCTACAACTGGAATTAAATTATCAACAAACCAACGTTCAGGTGATAGATTTGAGATGGGAGGATATTGATAAATACGTATTGGAGAGTTCGTCGCAGCCCGACATAATTATTGCCGCTGATATTCTATATGAAAGTAATTCGTTCGACTCATTGACATCAGGATTAAAGCGtcttttaacgttaaataattaCGCTATTTTCGCTGCAACAGTTCGTAATAAAGACACAGTTTCACAGTTTTTGGATCACTTAGGTACTTTGATCATTCTATTTTGTCAATTAAAAACTGAGTTCTACAGGaacgaaaaaatttaaatgccaacattttttctgttttaggAAATTACGATCTCGCTTTTGAAGAATGTAACTTGTCAGAACGTACAATGTTGATACAATCGATTGATGTGCCTGTTCGGATATTGAAGATTTTTCAAAAGATTTGACGTTAGTTTTATTATAGTAATGCTGATTTATCTATAATTTGGCAGACAATTTGTTTATCGAATTAGGAAACAATCAAGAGGAGCAATTAAACGggtgattttattaataacctTAGCATAACTTcctacatatataaataacaaggtgttaaaaatatatataaaagtattaaatatgaaatattttctatatctaTCATCATCGTTAACTGTTAACATTATCATAACTCAAAACCATCTTCTTTTGCCATGGCGTTTGAGTTTCACCTCAGTCTCATCCACATCTTTGTCGGCATCCTTTTTCGTggcctttttcttcttttctttctcctttgtTTTTCCTTTCTTTGTTTTCACTGTAGAAGAATCCTTGTTTTTGCTAGATTGCTCGCTTTTGTTCCTCGCTGAAAgacaaatttcaataaaatttaaacaaaagctTACAACGTATTTGACATTAATACATCTATTGTTATAATGTTTACCAGCAAATAAACCCATGTGTTTATTTATGCTCTTATCTTCTTCTATTTCTCTTCGACGATCCATCTCTAAGCATTCAACAATTTCGTTTCTTCTCTCTACAATTTCTACTAACCTAGAGGAAAAAACAGAAAGGTTTACATTGTATGTTAACATGCTATACATTaacatttaagtatttttttaaataaaatatttttttcggaaatacCTTTGTATCAATGCTTCTTCCCTCTGTTTGTCAAAGTCCGTTTTAGTAGCTTCTGGTTGGCACATGAGACATCGTATTTGATATTCCACTTCAACGTGTTCTTCCTCTAATCTTTGTTGCCTTCGTAGTAACATTAATTCGGCTTGTCTCCTGAACAATTCATTTTTTTCGTTCACTAACGCGAACAACTCCAACACCAGTTCCTCCACTTCCATATCAAGCGACGAGTCTgtcaattaaaaagattaaatgtaaattacatGTCTTTATAATACagttattcatatttatacGTGTGCGTTTCTTACCGTCTGCTCTAGGTCCAGATTCGCATTTATCTCGTATCAACTGTTCCAATCGTACACCTTGTCTTTCCAAACCTTGCTGTTGTAATTCTATTTCATCTAATTCTAATTTCACGTCTTTCATAGATATCACTTTGatctgtaattaaaaatgttgtataaaactctttttcaaatttatacgTCCTCAAAACTTAAttcataagaaatttaaatttcactGTCAAATATTTGAGTGAAGAAATCTGCACAAAGTTTGCGTAACAAACGCTAAACGTCTTGCGCTAAAGGATAAGATCATACCTTTCTCCTATGCGGAATTGGTCGCGGTGGGGCGGGACcctttttcctcttccatttTCCTTGCACGCTTTTGTCGGAGTAAGACGTGTAGGAACTGTCGGTGCACAAGACGCTGTTCAAGCTCTGCCTGTTACGATTCGCCTCGTCTTTGTTTGTCTTCTGATCCTCCCACATGTTCAAGCCACGATCATCGCTGCGAAGCTTGATTATGGGAGATTCATCAAAACTTGGCGCATTGCTGATCGATACATTGCGAGGTGTGCTGGTTGGCATTGGCGGTGGAGGAGCTGGCTTTGTTTTTCGAGCTCGTGGCGTTGTGCGAGATGAGTCCTTTATCACAAGAAAAAGTCGAATGATATATAAACGCTTTTTTTGtacaatgtttataaatatatgctCGTATTCAGAAAgtgcttataaaaatgttgaatttttttttcgttattttatctttgttttacatttaatgaacgataaagatagaatgacgaAAAAAGGTGCCAACATCTTTGTGTGCGCGTTCTGAACGCGAACACGGACCTTTATGTATGTTATGACATTATAAcagtaaatttttatcaatgtcaaattaaaaatagtggattaagatttaaaaaaaaaaaaaaaaaacaatttaagacTTACGTGATAGGGTAATGTGCTGCTATACGTTTTAAGTGTAGATGATTCGCGCTGATCAGTAGGAAACAGTTCTTTCGCAACCGGTGGTTGAGGCGCAGGTTTCTTCTTTCTGTACGTCCCACCGGGAGTTGTGGTTGATTCGGAACTAGTTAAGGAACTATTAGACGCGTACACGCCTCCACGATCTAAATCAGCTCTCCGTGGCATGACACTTACATCGGAAGTGATCCTGTTCACATAATAGTAAAACAAATGTTAGCGCGATATTCTTGTACTACATAGCACTGCTGAAATAAAGCGGAAAACGTACTTGATAGTACGCGGTTTCGGCACAGGCACACTTCCAGACGGCGTTTCGTCTTCTAAAGTCAGAAAAGCCTCGTCGCTACCGTGCTCCTCTTCGTCGTCGCTCCAGAATGGATTAAGATTAATTTGCGGCGCAGCCAAGACTCGCTTCGTCACGGACGCTTCCCGATTCTCCGGTTTACTCCTTGCCGCTGGCTTCGGCGGTTCCGGTTCCTCGATGTCCTCGTCCTCGCTGCCGAATGGATTAGTCGATACTTTGTTGTTCCTAGAGCTGTTCATCACAGTCCGCGATTTACCCTCCAC comes from the Solenopsis invicta isolate M01_SB chromosome 14, UNIL_Sinv_3.0, whole genome shotgun sequence genome and includes:
- the LOC105201694 gene encoding protein-lysine N-methyltransferase EEF2KMT; the protein is MSRDIYIVNYLTKRFLCCTALIKMDFMVSDECEICDLNLDIQKQILDNTINSDLVKQYPIKTSYQKAFLKLLMQKISESGNEVHDNLYEAYCRLISLPDEESVHYRHFLVENGTLNCITLKESTNLISKGTTGLCSWQGAVVMSQWGAENKGQFCGKNVLELGCGVGLTGMSVISVCSPKQYIFSDCHPTVLDMLCENVKLNFLSNEQRKLSNVSEAISKLQLELNYQQTNVQVIDLRWEDIDKYVLESSSQPDIIIAADILYESNSFDSLTSGLKRLLTLNNYAIFAATVRNKDTVSQFLDHLGNYDLAFEECNLSERTMLIQSIDVPVRILKIFQKI
- the LOC105201705 gene encoding MICAL-like protein 1 isoform X2, with product MASCTVPDRLSILTYLSQFYQTFGGSSPSRLATNRTTETADERIAPVPESPKQKVGSRLGMRRDPCAACGLPVFLAEKLLIARAPYHRTCFRCARCANQLTPGNYYETEEGQYCCETCPDEEETDDVRHRYAAESPMSATEREKNESRPLSDEEKTERKGVLENAAVPDLISHTSQMRKSFMTSHLLSEKLDESIASTKDVKIDLDHHEQTKSRIGSAFPDDDANEEEEEENDDDEDDDEEEEEEEESRSSVTDSPDMEESNIERYDVHSALNSLDIRSDEDQRSTAISFHDIGKKRREENTKESPGRAGERANPETRLSLVQQRLQMFEAREKRDCVDGVDRSKKRSPVVQGDSCDLSPDVLPMNEEETKHPEKRLEEDSIIKNTDKRKDSFEKVGKQQNEDLKIISSGESEETFSKDIVRANNEERLDTQLESSTKVRSIERQKESFAKIEDDRIENGEIDGEHYERAAGTSLLTAKGINLSDNEDYPEDLNPFKSDEEDDPVEGKSRTVMNSSRNNKVSTNPFGSEDEDIEEPEPPKPAARSKPENREASVTKRVLAAPQINLNPFWSDDEEEHGSDEAFLTLEDETPSGSVPVPKPRTIKITSDVSVMPRRADLDRGGVYASNSSLTSSESTTTPGGTYRKKKPAPQPPVAKELFPTDQRESSTLKTYSSTLPYHDSSRTTPRARKTKPAPPPPMPTSTPRNVSISNAPSFDESPIIKLRSDDRGLNMWEDQKTNKDEANRNRQSLNSVLCTDSSYTSYSDKSVQGKWKRKKGPAPPRPIPHRRKIKVISMKDVKLELDEIELQQQGLERQGVRLEQLIRDKCESGPRADDSSLDMEVEELVLELFALVNEKNELFRRQAELMLLRRQQRLEEEHVEVEYQIRCLMCQPEATKTDFDKQREEALIQRLVEIVERRNEIVECLEMDRRREIEEDKSINKHMGLFAARNKSEQSSKNKDSSTVKTKKGKTKEKEKKKKATKKDADKDVDETEVKLKRHGKRRWF
- the LOC105201705 gene encoding MICAL-like protein 1 isoform X3, whose product is MRRDPCAACGLPVFLAEKLLIARAPYHRTCFRCARCANQLTPGNYYETEEGQYCCETCPDEEETDDVRHRYAAESPMSATEREKNESRPLSDEEKTERKGVLENAAVPDLISHTSQMRKSFMTSHLLSEKLDESIASTKDVKIDLDHHEQTKSRIGSAFPDDDANEEEEEENDDDEDDDEEEEEEEESRSSVTDSPDMEESNIERYDVHSALNSLDIRSDEDQRSTAISFHDIGKKRREENTKESPGRAGERANPETRLSLVQQRLQMFEAREKRDCVDGVDRSKKRSPVVQGDSCDLSPDVLPMNEEETKHPEKRLEEDSIIKNTDKRKDSFEKVGKQQNEDLKIISSGESEETFSKDIVRANNEERLDTQLESSTKVRSIERQKESFAKIEDDRIENGEIDGEHYERAAGTSLLTAKGINLSDNEDYPEDLNPFKSDEEDDPVEGKSRTVMNSSRNNKVSTNPFGSEDEDIEEPEPPKPAARSKPENREASVTKRVLAAPQINLNPFWSDDEEEHGSDEAFLTLEDETPSGSVPVPKPRTIKITSDVSVMPRRADLDRGGVYASNSSLTSSESTTTPGGTYRKKKPAPQPPVAKELFPTDQRESSTLKTYSSTLPYHDSSRTTPRARKTKPAPPPPMPTSTPRNVSISNAPSFDESPIIKLRSDDRGLNMWEDQKTNKDEANRNRQSLNSVLCTDSSYTSYSDKSVQGKWKRKKGPAPPRPIPHRRKIKVISMKDVKLELDEIELQQQGLERQGVRLEQLIRDKCESGPRADDSSLDMEVEELVLELFALVNEKNELFRRQAELMLLRRQQRLEEEHVEVEYQIRCLMCQPEATKTDFDKQREEALIQRLVEIVERRNEIVECLEMDRRREIEEDKSINKHMGLFAARNKSEQSSKNKDSSTVKTKKGKTKEKEKKKKATKKDADKDVDETEVKLKRHGKRRWF